In the Sarcophilus harrisii chromosome 3, mSarHar1.11, whole genome shotgun sequence genome, one interval contains:
- the GUCA2B gene encoding guanylate cyclase activator 2B, producing the protein MKVPAFPVAVAAMLLILAQSTQSVFIKYGDHQVRLESVKKLDELLEQSQDLSIQIKAQGDLSILCNNPALPSDLQPVCENHQAANIFRALRDIAQDDCEICVNVACTGCY; encoded by the exons ATGAAGGTCCCGGCGTTCCCCGTGGCTGTCGCTGCCATGCTCTTGATTCTGGCCCAGAGCACCCAGTCCGTCTTCATCAAG TATGGAGACCACCAGGTGAGGCTGGAGTCTGTGAAGAAGTTGGATGAACTCTTGGAGCAGTCTCAGGATTTGAGTATCCAAATAAAAGCCCAGGGGGACCTGTCCATCCTGTGCAACAACCCAGCACTGCCCTCTGACCTCCAGCCAGTCTGTGAGAATCACCAAGCTGCCAACATCTTCAGAGCCCTGA GAGACATCGCCCAAGATGACTGTGAAATTTGTGTAAATGTGGCCTGCACAGGCTGTTACTGA